In Chrysemys picta bellii isolate R12L10 chromosome 4, ASM1138683v2, whole genome shotgun sequence, the sequence cgtcttcaggaactctgctctgtttcgaaagctggaggaagggactttcttcccggaccagaaagtaaccattggggatgttgaaatgcctatcgtgatccttggggacccagcctaccccttaatgccatggctcatgaagccgtacacaggcagcctggacaggagtcaggacctgttcaactacaggctgagcaagtgccgaatggtggtggaatgtgcatttggacgtttaaaagcgcgctggcgcagcttactgactcgctcagacctcagcgaaaagaatatccccattgttattgctgcttgctgtgcgctccacaatatctctgagagtaagggggagacctttatggcggggtgggaggttgaggcaactcgcctggccgctgattacgcgcagccagacaccagggcggttagaggagcacagcagggcgcggtgcgcatcagagaagctttgaaaacgagttttgtgactggccaggttactgtgtgaaacttctgtttgtttctccttgatgaaccctccaaacccccccccgacccggttcactctacttccctgtaaaccaaccaccccaccccaccctcccctcccgcttgcagaggcaataaagtcattgttttttcacattcatgcattctttattagttcctcacagaagtagggggataattgccaaggtagcctgggatgggtgggggaggagggatggaaaaggacacactgcattttaaaactttaactcttattgaaggccagccttctgatgcttgggcgatcatctggggtggagtgactgggtggacggaggcccccccaccgtgttcttgggcgtcttggtgaggaggctatggaacttggggaggagggctgttggttacacaggggctgtagcggcggtctctgctcctgctgcctttcctgcagctcaaccatacgctcgagcatatcagtttgatgctccagcagacggagcattgactctttccgtctgtctgcaagctgacgccacctatcgtcttcagcccgccacttgctcttttcatcccgccattcatcccgccacctctcctctcgttcatattgtgcttttctcatctccgacattgactgcctccacgcattctgctgtgctctatcagcgtgggaggacatctgcagctccgtgaacatatcgtccctcgtcctacgttttctctttctaatgttcactagcctctgcgaaggagaaacatttgcagctggtggaggaaaagggagaggtggttaaaaaagacacattttagagaacaatgggtacactctttcattacaaagtcgcatatttcggcttgcaggcagccatggtaggccacagtgttttggcttttttaaccttcttaacatgcgggaaaggttgtaaacagcagcgcatttcccatatcaaggatgaattgggttgtccatttaaaatgggttttcaatgtaaaaggaggggctgcggtttcccggttaacatgcggcacaaacaagtaaaccaccccccaccacacacacacacgattctctgggatgatcacttcacccctcccctccaccgcgtggttaacagcggggaacatttctgttcagaagagcaggaacgggcgcctctgaatgtccccttaataaaatcaccccatttcaaccaggtgaccgtgaatgatatcactctcctgaggataacaaagagagataaggaatggatattgtctgcatgccagaaaacaccgggaccatacgctgccatgctttgttatgcaatgattccagactacgtgctactggcctggcgtggtaaagtgtcctaccatggcggacaggataaggcagccctccccagaaaccttttgcaaacgctttgggagtacataaaggagagctttctggagatgtccctggaggatttccgctccatacccgtacacgttaacagacttttccagtagatgtactggccgcgattgccagggcaaattaatcattaaacacgcttgcttttaaaccatgtgtaatgtttacaaatatttacaaaggtacactcaccagaggtctcctgtgtgccctgagggtcttgggtgagttcgggggttactggttccaggtccagggtcacaaacatatcctggctgttggggaaaccggtttctccgcttccttgctgctgtgagctacctacagtacctccatcctcatcttcctcattccccgaaccgtcttccctgtgtgtttctccagtgagagagtcatagcacacggttggggtagtggtggctgcaccccctaggatcgcatgcagctccgcgtagtagcggcaagtttgcggctctgccccggaccttccgtttgcttctctggctttgtggtaagcttgctgtagctccttaattttcacgcggcactgctgtgtatccctgttatggcctcggtccttcatggccttggagatcttttctaatacttttccatttcttttactgctacggagttcagctatcactgcttcatctccccatatggcgagcagatcccgtacctcctgttcggtccatgctggagctcttttgcgatcctgggactccatcacggttacctgtgctgatgagctctgcgtggtcacctgtgctctccacgctgagcaaacaggaaattaaattcaaacattcgcgggtcttttcctgtctacctggtcagtgcatctgagttgagagtgctgtccagagcggtcacaatgaagaagtgtgggatagctcccggaggccaataacgtcgaattccgtccacactaccccaattccgacccgcaaaggccggttttatcgctaatcccctcgtcggaggtggtgtaaagaaaccggtttaaaggaccctttaagtcgaaagaaagggcttcgtcgtgtggacgtgtccaggcttaattcgatttaacgctgctaaagtcgacctaaacccgtagtgtagaccaggcctaagtttcaGTAAAAGAACCCTTTAATATCTAATACATCCTTTGTTGGGAGACTATCCTGCTCCTGCAGGGCAATGGAGTTGATAATCTAATACTGcaagtttcagagcagcagccatgttagtctgtatccgcaaaaagaacatgagtacttgtggcaccttagagactaacaaatttattagagcataagctttcgtggactacagcccacttcttcggatgcatatagagtggaatgcatatgaagaagtgggctgtagtccacgaaagcttatgctctaataaatttgttagtctctaaggtgccacaagtacttctgttcttaaTACTGCAAGGTCTTTTCTACCTGGACCCTAATGAGGGCTGTTGTTTGCAAAGCTTTTCTGAGAGCACAGAAGAAACAATGGCACTAGGAGGTATACTGCGGCACTTCAGAACACTAGGGAATCCATGAGATGGTGGGGAAGACTGCCTagggaatcatttaaaaaattaacatgaGCTTAGTAATAAGTGAGGGGGAAATGGATTGGAAGAGGGGGCTTTCTCTTCAgcagggagaggaggcttttTGAAGGTGTTGCTCAAATTTCCACTGCATTCCTCCTATAATgattattatgatgattattttCTAGACAGGAAAGGAGACAAGATCTCTGCCACAAGGATTTTACAATCTGAACAGGCAACACAGAGGGAAAGGGGCAAGTGGCAATGAGACACGAAGCACAAAAATGGGCAGTGCCATTTAGCAGCAATCTTTATTAATTCCATATTTTGGGGAAAGTTTTTCATTATTACTTTTTCCTTTCAGCtaatttaatagaatcatagaaatgtagagctagaAAGGACCGCAAGAAGTCATCAAGTGCCGCTCCCCGTGCTGTTTGC encodes:
- the LOC135983112 gene encoding uncharacterized protein LOC135983112; this encodes MESQDRKRAPAWTEQEVRDLLAIWGDEAVIAELRSSKRNGKVLEKISKAMKDRGHNRDTQQCRVKIKELQQAYHKAREANGRSGAEPQTCRYYAELHAILGGAATTTPTVCYDSLTGETHREDGSGNEEDEDGGTVGSSQQQGSGETGFPNSQDMFVTLDLEPVTPELTQDPQGTQETSAANVSPSQRLVNIRKRKRRTRDDMFTELQMSSHADRAQQNAWRQSMSEMRKAQYEREERWRDEWRDEKSKWRAEDDRWRQLADRRKESMLRLLEHQTDMLERMVELQERQQEQRPPLQPLCNQQPSSPSSIASSPRRPRTRWGGLRPPSHSTPDDRPSIRRLAFNKS